In Populus nigra chromosome 1, ddPopNigr1.1, whole genome shotgun sequence, one genomic interval encodes:
- the LOC133679994 gene encoding uncharacterized protein LOC133679994 — protein sequence MITGKSIHTKMGAQGTSLGATKRKSCLKRKKSDKKISRSIKRIKADMVEISEGQKRIREGQKEVREKFQEISEEAAKLKEETHLISKQSAANELRLHLMFQIIKARAENDYAKDALLTQNLRDLMGSRAIA from the exons ATGATCACGGGGAAGAGCATCCATACAAAAATGGGCGCGCAGGGGACTTCTTTGGGAGCAACTAAAAGAAAGTCATGCCTG AAACGAAAAAAAAgtgacaaaaaaataagtagGAGCATCAAAAGGATAAAAGCTGATATGGTAGAGATCAGCGAGGGACAAAAACGCATAAGAGAGGGACAAAAGGAAGTCAGggaaaaatttcaagaaataagtGAAGAGGCTGCCAAATTAAAAGAGGAGACTCATCTGATCTCGAAGCAGAGTGCCGCAAATGAACTCAGGCTTCATCTTATGTTCCAAATCATCAAAGCAAGAGCAGAGAATGATTATGCCAAGGACGCCCTCCTCACTCAAAACTTACG TGATCTAATGGGAAGCAGAGCCATAGCATGA
- the LOC133679972 gene encoding uncharacterized protein LOC133679972 isoform X1: MVDLDASKTGDSIPQEGGRGILDENPMNLLQGGERTVAGVSPEQKVKKRKTSKCGKRVKKRKSKGMVHLLRAIAEENETIKSGNDILKQKLQLRQDGIEIQKTELCVSLNKTITVQENLVEALCQEPSVQSLMVGSNHLNVAQYAMLFPNADGDVRLPSKANQSFNDITELKHRFMVSTKKVELLCQMIIK; this comes from the exons ATGGTGGATCTTGATGCTTCGAAGACTGGTGATAGCA TCCCCCAGGAAGGAGGCAGGGGGATATTGGATGAAAACCCCATGAACCTGCTGCAAGGTGGAGAAAGGACTGTTGCTGGAGTTTCACCTGAGCAGAAagtgaaaaagagaaaaacgaGCAAGTGTGGGAAACGTGTGAAG aagaggaaatcaaaaggGATGGTGCATTTGCTACGTGCTATTGCTGAAGAAAATGAGACGATCAAGAGTGGAAATGACATCTTAAAGCAGAAGTTGCAACTTAGGCAGGATGGCATCGAAATTCAGAAAACTGAACTTTGCGTTTCGCTGAACAAAACAATCACCGTTCAAGAAAACCTTGTGGAGGCATTGTGTCAAGAGCCATCAGTCCAGAGCCTTATG GTGGGATCTAACCATCTTAATGTGGCGCAGTATGCTATGTTGTTCCCAAATGCCGACGGGGACGTTAGGCTGCCATCCAAGGCAAACCAGTCCTTCAATGACATCACTGAATTGAAGCATCGTTTTATGGTGAGCACCAAAAAAGTTGAACTTTTATGCCAAATGatcataaaatga
- the LOC133679972 gene encoding uncharacterized protein LOC133679972 isoform X4, protein MVDLDASKTGDSIPQEGGRGILDENPMNLLQGGERTVAGVSPEQKVKKRKTSKCGKRVKKRKSKGMVHLLRAIAEENETIKSGNDILKQKLQLRQDGIEIQKTELCVSLNKTITVQENLVEALCQEPSVQSLMIFSGGASDHFLLRGLTWSL, encoded by the exons ATGGTGGATCTTGATGCTTCGAAGACTGGTGATAGCA TCCCCCAGGAAGGAGGCAGGGGGATATTGGATGAAAACCCCATGAACCTGCTGCAAGGTGGAGAAAGGACTGTTGCTGGAGTTTCACCTGAGCAGAAagtgaaaaagagaaaaacgaGCAAGTGTGGGAAACGTGTGAAG aagaggaaatcaaaaggGATGGTGCATTTGCTACGTGCTATTGCTGAAGAAAATGAGACGATCAAGAGTGGAAATGACATCTTAAAGCAGAAGTTGCAACTTAGGCAGGATGGCATCGAAATTCAGAAAACTGAACTTTGCGTTTCGCTGAACAAAACAATCACCGTTCAAGAAAACCTTGTGGAGGCATTGTGTCAAGAGCCATCAGTCCAGAGCCTTATG ATCTTTAGTGGGGGGGCTTCCGACCATTTTCTATTAAGGGGATTGACTTGGTCTCTCTAG
- the LOC133679972 gene encoding uncharacterized protein LOC133679972 isoform X2: MVDLDASKTGDSIPQEGGRGILDENPMNLLQGGERTVAGVSPEQKVKKRKTSKCGKRVKKRKSKGMVHLLRAIAEENETIKSGNDILKQKLQLRQDGIEIQKTELCVSLNKTITVQENLVEALCQEPSVQSLMYAMLFPNADGDVRLPSKANQSFNDITELKHRFMVSTKKVELLCQMIIK, from the exons ATGGTGGATCTTGATGCTTCGAAGACTGGTGATAGCA TCCCCCAGGAAGGAGGCAGGGGGATATTGGATGAAAACCCCATGAACCTGCTGCAAGGTGGAGAAAGGACTGTTGCTGGAGTTTCACCTGAGCAGAAagtgaaaaagagaaaaacgaGCAAGTGTGGGAAACGTGTGAAG aagaggaaatcaaaaggGATGGTGCATTTGCTACGTGCTATTGCTGAAGAAAATGAGACGATCAAGAGTGGAAATGACATCTTAAAGCAGAAGTTGCAACTTAGGCAGGATGGCATCGAAATTCAGAAAACTGAACTTTGCGTTTCGCTGAACAAAACAATCACCGTTCAAGAAAACCTTGTGGAGGCATTGTGTCAAGAGCCATCAGTCCAGAGCCTTATG TATGCTATGTTGTTCCCAAATGCCGACGGGGACGTTAGGCTGCCATCCAAGGCAAACCAGTCCTTCAATGACATCACTGAATTGAAGCATCGTTTTATGGTGAGCACCAAAAAAGTTGAACTTTTATGCCAAATGatcataaaatga
- the LOC133679972 gene encoding uncharacterized protein LOC133679972 isoform X3, translating into MNLLQGGERTVAGVSPEQKVKKRKTSKCGKRVKKRKSKGMVHLLRAIAEENETIKSGNDILKQKLQLRQDGIEIQKTELCVSLNKTITVQENLVEALCQEPSVQSLMVGSNHLNVAQYAMLFPNADGDVRLPSKANQSFNDITELKHRFMVSTKKVELLCQMIIK; encoded by the exons ATGAACCTGCTGCAAGGTGGAGAAAGGACTGTTGCTGGAGTTTCACCTGAGCAGAAagtgaaaaagagaaaaacgaGCAAGTGTGGGAAACGTGTGAAG aagaggaaatcaaaaggGATGGTGCATTTGCTACGTGCTATTGCTGAAGAAAATGAGACGATCAAGAGTGGAAATGACATCTTAAAGCAGAAGTTGCAACTTAGGCAGGATGGCATCGAAATTCAGAAAACTGAACTTTGCGTTTCGCTGAACAAAACAATCACCGTTCAAGAAAACCTTGTGGAGGCATTGTGTCAAGAGCCATCAGTCCAGAGCCTTATG GTGGGATCTAACCATCTTAATGTGGCGCAGTATGCTATGTTGTTCCCAAATGCCGACGGGGACGTTAGGCTGCCATCCAAGGCAAACCAGTCCTTCAATGACATCACTGAATTGAAGCATCGTTTTATGGTGAGCACCAAAAAAGTTGAACTTTTATGCCAAATGatcataaaatga
- the LOC133681056 gene encoding uncharacterized protein LOC133681056, with the protein MGSTKYHQKSFRTMHSHENPENSTRINRRINKLQAEMAEISKQHEEIKQGQKEMRERFEEIDSECEQLKKETEVISHASDNVQLRLNSMLDILKARQQDGFAKVSDPTGSLRGSMK; encoded by the exons ATGGGATCAACCAAATATCACCAGAAGTCATTTAGAACGATGCATTCTCATGAAAATCCTGAG AATAGTACCAGAATCAACAGGAGAATAAACAAGCTGCAAGCAGAGATGGCAGAGATAAGCAAGCAACATGAAGAGATCAAACAAGGGCAAAAGGAAATGAGAGAAAGGTTTGAAGAGATAGATTCAGAATGTGAGCAACTCAAAAAAGAGACTGAAGTTATATCTCATGCGAGCGACAACGTGCAACTTCGTCTCAATAGCATGCTTGATATCTTGAAGGCACGACAACAGGATGGCTTTGCGAAAGTTTCCGATCCGACTGGCTCTCTCCG TGGATCAATGAAATAA